The genomic interval GGCGCTGATTATCAACGAAAAGATGGATTCGTGGTGAAGAATGACTGGGTGACCCTCCCTCCTCCCAAAGAAAAAAAATACGTCTTCTTTGCCGACACCATGTACTCGGAAGACCTGATCCGCTTTGCACACAATGCTGATCTGGTCTATCACGAAACGACATATTTACATGGCCTGGCAGAAAGGGCGGCAGAAAGGTTTCACAGCACTACTGTACAGGCGGCCACCCTGGCATTGAAAGCCAATGCCCACAGGCTGATAGTAGGTCACTTTTCCTCCAAGTATACCGACCTGACCTGTTTTGAAGAGGAATGCCGGGAGGTATTTCCCAATTCCGACATTGCGATTGAGGGCGCTACTTACATCATTTAACCAGCGCTTAAAAATATCAATCCCCGTCCTGCCAGGCAGAACGGGGATTATTATTTCTCACCAGTATGCTGGTTATTTGTAATTTTTCCTGAAAGCAGCTATGCGGCTCTGCAGTCCGGCACTTACCGGCACAACCGGCAGGCGGAAAACATTCTCGATAAGACCGGCTTCTGCCATAAATGCCTTTACACCGGCAGGATTGTTCTCTTCGAACATGAGATCGAAGGAGTCCTGCAGTTTGTAATGCAGTTCACGGGCGGCAGGAATATCGTTGGCCAGTGCAGCCTTAACCATTGCAGCCATGTCTTTCGCAAAATAGTTGGCGGCAACAGAGATCAGGCCGTCCATACCGGTAGCGATCTGCGGGAACGCCAGCGCGTCATCGCCGCTCACCACCAGGAAGTCCTTCGGCTTGTCCTTGATGATCTGCATGCACTGTATCATATCCCCGCTGGCTTCCTTCATCGCGACGATATTGGGCACTTCATTTGCCAGTCTCAGGGTGGTCTGCGCCGTCATATTACGGCCGGTCCTGCCTGGTACGTTGTAGAGGATGATCGGTTTGGGAGAGGCAGCTGCCACTGCTTTATAATGTTGGAACAACCCTTCCTGGCTCGGCTTGCTGTAGTAGGGAGCAACGCTCAATACCGCAACGGCTTCGTCCAGCGGGCAGGTTTGCAACCGCTTGACAACGTCGCTGGTATTGTAGTCACCAATACCTACTACCACCGGTACGCGCTTATTCACCTTTTCGAAGGTGAACTTCATGATGTCCAGCTTCTCTTCTGAGCTTAGTGTAGGAGTTTCTCCGGTCGTCCCCAGGGATACTACATAGTCAACCCCGCCGGAAATCACATGATCAATCACTTTTTCCAAAGCATTCCAGTCAATGCTTTCGTCTTTTTTAAAGGGCGTTACCAGTGCTACACCGGTGCCTCTCAATTGTTCCATATTTTGTGAAAATTCCAGATAACAAATTCCAAATTGCCCTCTTTCTCAATCTAAAAGAGGTGCAAAGATGACAATTTGGAATGGTATATGACAAAATAATTTTAGCGTTCGTCGAAAAATCCCATGTTGCTGAACTTATCGATACGCTGCTCGATACGGGTATCGGCATCGATCTTTTTCAGCTCTGCCAGGGTGTTTTTGATGGTTTGCTTCAATATGG from Chitinophaga filiformis carries:
- the dapA gene encoding 4-hydroxy-tetrahydrodipicolinate synthase, whose amino-acid sequence is MEQLRGTGVALVTPFKKDESIDWNALEKVIDHVISGGVDYVVSLGTTGETPTLSSEEKLDIMKFTFEKVNKRVPVVVGIGDYNTSDVVKRLQTCPLDEAVAVLSVAPYYSKPSQEGLFQHYKAVAAASPKPIILYNVPGRTGRNMTAQTTLRLANEVPNIVAMKEASGDMIQCMQIIKDKPKDFLVVSGDDALAFPQIATGMDGLISVAANYFAKDMAAMVKAALANDIPAARELHYKLQDSFDLMFEENNPAGVKAFMAEAGLIENVFRLPVVPVSAGLQSRIAAFRKNYK